A single window of Desulfotomaculum sp. DNA harbors:
- a CDS encoding ABC transporter: MIKISGLCIELRSFTLRNMNLNIAGGDYFILVGPSGSGKTVLLETIAGLHRVTSGRIVIDNEDVTFLEPEKRAIGMVYQDCALFPHLSVKENIVFGLRVRREKTERINLELGRVIQLLDIEPLLFRKPNTLSGGEKQKVALARALVTDPKVLLLDEPLSALDPQSRENIRREIIGIHNSLGITVVHVTHDFGEAISMGTQIAVIGEGSIKQVGTPDEIFRRPNSEFVARFTMAMNILSGLAKKEDNRATVFIVEGTKFITDSDIEGHCYASIRPEDILMSDVILSGDIQNYFPVVINQIVNNGPVVHITVNLPPMLVCMLTRHSFEAMDLKVGKQVFLSFKSSAVNLFHCQ, translated from the coding sequence ATGATTAAGATTTCCGGATTATGCATAGAGCTTCGAAGCTTTACGCTGCGGAACATGAATCTGAATATTGCAGGCGGTGATTACTTTATCCTTGTAGGCCCTTCCGGTTCCGGCAAAACTGTTTTACTGGAAACAATCGCGGGACTCCACAGAGTGACTTCCGGCCGGATCGTGATTGATAATGAAGATGTTACATTTCTCGAACCCGAGAAACGTGCTATTGGCATGGTATATCAAGATTGCGCTTTATTTCCGCATCTTTCCGTCAAGGAGAATATTGTTTTCGGACTGAGGGTCCGGCGGGAGAAAACAGAGCGGATAAACTTGGAACTGGGCAGGGTTATCCAGCTTCTTGATATAGAGCCCCTGCTTTTTAGAAAGCCAAATACACTAAGCGGTGGTGAAAAGCAAAAAGTTGCCCTGGCCAGGGCTTTAGTGACCGATCCGAAAGTTTTGCTCCTAGATGAACCTCTAAGCGCGCTTGATCCACAGTCACGTGAGAACATAAGGCGTGAAATCATTGGGATTCATAATAGTTTGGGCATTACGGTCGTGCACGTCACTCATGATTTTGGAGAAGCAATCAGCATGGGCACACAAATAGCGGTGATTGGTGAAGGATCAATAAAACAGGTGGGTACACCGGACGAAATATTCCGCCGTCCCAATTCCGAATTTGTAGCCAGATTTACTATGGCGATGAATATATTGTCCGGACTGGCAAAAAAGGAAGATAACAGGGCAACGGTTTTTATAGTCGAAGGTACTAAGTTTATAACCGATTCAGATATAGAAGGTCACTGTTATGCCTCAATCAGGCCGGAGGATATTTTGATGTCGGATGTAATACTTTCCGGTGATATTCAGAACTATTTTCCTGTGGTAATCAACCAGATTGTCAATAATGGCCCGGTTGTTCATATCACGGTCAACTTGCCGCCTATGCTGGTATGCATGCTTACCCGCCATTCCTTCGAAGCGATGGATTTAAAAGTTGGCAAACAGGTTTTTCTTTCCTTTAAGTCGTCTGCTGTAAACTTATTTCATTGTCAATAG